TCCTGTAGTACTTTTTGAAGTAAGTCCAGTGACGGAGACTCGGCCACATCAACTTCCTCATAGATAGGTTCCATTTCCATGACATAGTCATTTTCGCCGTAATAAATATTAGCTCCATCAGTTGTATGGAAATCCCATTTGGTAACACCTAACTTGTTCAATTCTGCAAGAAACATACAGAATTTATCACCTGTCTTTACTCGCATAAAAGCATTATGAATCTGTGATTTGGAAAGCATAATATTGAGTGGTTTTGATGATACTAATATTGGAGAAACAAGTATTCAGCTAAAAAAATTTAAGTAAGAGATAGGTCAATGAGATTAATCAGAAATATAAAAAAAAGAGGGTACTGCATGCAGTACCCTCTTTGTCTTCGTCCTGAGTATTAATATCAGGCGATTGTTTTTGTATTGTCCGTCTTTTGTAATGAGATACTGATGCCTATAAATATACAGGTAGTACCCAATATCTGTACGAGGTGGAAAGTTCCGTTGTGGTCAAAGTCCCAGATAAGGTGAAAAGAAATGGCTTTTGAAGCTTGGATGGCAAAGGCAGTCAGGGTGAGTAAAATACCTGATGCAACCATTGATGCCCCTTTTACTTTTCCGCTAACGGCAAAGACAGAATAGGCAAACAGGGCAAGCAGCATGGCTACCGCAGCATAACCTAAAAAGATAAAGAACATTCCTGAGAAAATAACGGTCAGAATGTAGAAGAAAGCACCAATCCCTAAGATGGATAACACATGTGTTTTGGTGATATGACCATTCGTCAAGTCATAAAATAAACCAATGACAAAGAGGGCAACCGTCAACGCGAGAGAAAGGTAAAAAGGTTGGTTAAGAGCAAACTTGGTAGCATCCGAGAGTACAAACCCGGCACGTACACTTCCTACCAACGCCCCTATTGAAAGTAATAGAAAAGCAGCTGCCCATATAGTGGCTTTACCCTTATCCTTGGCTTTCATCTTATAAATGGAATAGGAGAAGAATAGAGAGAGCAAACCCAATAGCAGGTCTGTGGCAGCAGTAGTTTGAGCTGTAGGCGTTTGAATCAGTTCCATTTTAGTTAGTTTAAGTTTATCGATCTAATAGCGGAGAGCCTTTTTCCTGTGTTAGTGGGCAAGATATAGATTTTTGGGGAGTAACCTTAAAAGAGCCTTGAGATAAAAAAAGCCGACAATTTTAGATTGTCGGCTTAAATGGTAGTGAAGTATATGGACTAGATACCTAGAATTTCAGCATTCACATGATACTTTGTGAATATCTCGATATCGTAAGATTTTGAATTCAGTTCGTCAGTAACTGTAGTTACTTTTAGTTTAAACTCATCTTTCAGGATATACTCACGCAGGTTGATCTTCTCAACCTCCATTTCGATTACATCACTTACGTTTTCTCCAATATTGTCTTTGAAAGCAATCTGTTGCTCTTCAAGTCCTTCAGCGCTGATAGTAACAGCCAGACTTTCAAGGAAGCTGAAGTCTTCTCCCTCAGGAGACTTGATAGTCAAGGTCATTGATTTCAAGTAGATCTCTTCTACCAAATCTTTTTTAGTGTTGTTGATAGACATTTGTGACTCACTGTCTGATTTGATTTCAGGCGTGAAAATCTCAAATGGACTTGCTATTGGAACAGTAGCAGGTATCGTCACATTTGAAGTATATTTTAATTCAAATTGAGTCAACTTATCTAAAGTGTCGCAGCTTGAAAGTAAGGTGCAGGTAGCTAACAAAAAGTAGACATAAAGTGTAGTGATTCTTGTCATAATGAAATTGATATAATTAACAAGTGTTTAATAGATACGGGATTCAATTAACAATAATCGAGCCCGAATAAGTACAATGTTAACGAACAAAGGGGAGATATCTGATTCAGAACGATGGATTTATCATCTAACATAGTTTCAAAAGAAGATGGATTTTTAGATGATTTATAACATTGAAATTGTGATATGGGATTGATAATTTCTGATAGCATCGGTGTTGAACCGCCAGTTGCCAAAACGTTTGTGAAACCAGTAAAGGCAGAAAGATGGAAAAAAACGGTGTTAATGTAGATCAGTTGATTGGAACAATCGAAGCGGTAAAAGGTGATCCTGAAGTGGCTAAATTTCAATTCAGGTCTAAAACAAAGTGGGTGGAAGGAGGACACTGTAAAACAGAATTCAGAAACTTTTATGGTGCCAAAACAGAAGACAGTACAAGGACAGAAACAATTGTGGTGGAAGGTGACGAACCCGGCATACTGCTAGGTAAAAACAGAGGGGCAAATGCAGTGGAAGCAATCTTGCATGCTTTGGCTTCTTGCTTGACTGTTGGTTTTGTCTATAATGCTGCAGCAAGTGGCATTGCAATCGAATCGTTGGAATTTGAATTGGAAGGAGATATAGACCTGCATGCCTTTCTGGGACTATCTGAACAAAAGAGACCAGGCTATGACAATATCCGTGTAAAATATAAAGTAAAGGCAGATGCACCTCAGGAAAAGTTGGATGAACTGTTCGAGTATGTCAAGAAAACTTCACCTGTTTTGGATATGCTAGAGAACCCTGTTAAGGTATCTTGGGAAGCTGCTTAGCTCGCTTTTGGGCTTCCATAAAGGAAGCCCAGTTTAACCTCAAGCTCTATCACTAAGTACTTTTTTGCACTTCAGAATCACTTTTTGGTTTTTGATGTCAGTAGTGGCAAATAAGTAAATTTCTCCGCCGTCCTGAATACCCGTTTTTTTTCTGATTTGCGCTACAGTCAGCGGGAAGTTTCTGACCGTAATATTGGCTTGTTTCATATTCAGGTGTTTCTTGATTTCCTTTTTGCCAAAACCAAAAGCTTGCTCACATTCAAATACTCTTCCTGAAAAATCCTCCACGAGCTTATCAGAAGTGTACAGGTGACTGTTGGG
This portion of the Limibacter armeniacum genome encodes:
- a CDS encoding DUF1398 domain-containing protein, yielding MLSKSQIHNAFMRVKTGDKFCMFLAELNKLGVTKWDFHTTDGANIYYGENDYVMEMEPIYEEVDVAESPSLDLLQKVLQEHKDGLTDFHSFCENTASAGVSKWVVDLQEMVIIYFDKNNNMMLAEPITDISHSYD
- a CDS encoding DUF6962 family protein; protein product: MELIQTPTAQTTAATDLLLGLLSLFFSYSIYKMKAKDKGKATIWAAAFLLLSIGALVGSVRAGFVLSDATKFALNQPFYLSLALTVALFVIGLFYDLTNGHITKTHVLSILGIGAFFYILTVIFSGMFFIFLGYAAVAMLLALFAYSVFAVSGKVKGASMVASGILLTLTAFAIQASKAISFHLIWDFDHNGTFHLVQILGTTCIFIGISISLQKTDNTKTIA
- a CDS encoding OsmC family protein — encoded protein: MEKNGVNVDQLIGTIEAVKGDPEVAKFQFRSKTKWVEGGHCKTEFRNFYGAKTEDSTRTETIVVEGDEPGILLGKNRGANAVEAILHALASCLTVGFVYNAAASGIAIESLEFELEGDIDLHAFLGLSEQKRPGYDNIRVKYKVKADAPQEKLDELFEYVKKTSPVLDMLENPVKVSWEAA